One region of Rhodothermus profundi genomic DNA includes:
- a CDS encoding UvrD-helicase domain-containing protein, translating into MGSSQAFTLVTASAGSGKTHQLTLRLLQRLIETEGQPQHLRRLLALTFTNNAAREMRRRVLTYLKGLALADAPILERLREALGTDADRLKEQALVLVDRLLTHYEALQVTTIDRFVGRLLRVLAPELGYPPSFELVLDGSELFDAAFASWADTAQTNGLLRRLVELMLNARASDRRFLWDPYARLQQETRRLYERLMHRACDPVFAEEAALPDQLRQELQVVAAAIRQLLAQAEAPVHRFFERLVRDAETGELEGLVGRNLDQRAFKKHPQRETLENTLQPLRAQLQTIIQRYVVWLARHRPMPAVQTYLQLREHLRQQQREQGKIWLGDGTRTLQAFLETRGIAAAARRMGELPEHVLIDEFQDTSPAQWAVLRPLAEDALKRGGSLFVVGDTKQAIYGFRGGDWQIMAEMQRQSPFPSVMPSVERLETNYRSDGVLLQFVRELFDLEGRVPALLDTEVARQYFRLSGLDRVAQHVPPGREAAGYVTFARAADLEEGMEAVIHQLQEVRQRGYSWGEMAVLAPRNGDVVALSQALAAADIPFLSHSSLDVRRRPVIDGVRALLQFLDRPIDDLAFASVLLSLLLQHEKTEIRRFLIAHRTSRPLYPAFRKAFPECWDTYFAPLFARVGYLPLYELVTEIYRVWQLPERFPQEQAALVKWLEVVRDFEANRRGTLRDFLERVAGDSEDDDWELPVAEGQEAVSVMTIHKAKGLEFPVVLVLWPLTSSWPDPWWIEEDGDRLWLWTLNQDYARHDNHLKRLYQEREAMARVDALCRVYVALTRAQHELHVRVVAPAGQRRPWLDAFWPKEPQTRGHPTRPRDISAVVQQRQVPAAWRPGAVGEAGATRPVDRQGTRLGELCHAALAHLETLTSDISAQVSDAVQHAVAQHPSWAPLGETAICVLTEALQHPEVRAFFSEKPERIIYTEWEVLDAQGRVRRIDRLVVDPTQVTVLDFKTGSHDPAHVEQVRAYMAHVQAIWPDRPVQAAVVYLQPVQVQWLL; encoded by the coding sequence ATGGGCTCTTCGCAAGCTTTTACGCTGGTCACTGCTTCGGCCGGGTCGGGGAAAACGCATCAACTGACCCTTCGGCTGCTCCAACGGTTGATCGAGACGGAGGGGCAACCGCAGCATCTGCGCCGTTTGCTGGCGCTTACGTTCACCAACAATGCGGCCCGCGAAATGCGCCGCCGCGTGCTGACCTATCTGAAGGGGCTCGCATTAGCAGACGCGCCAATCCTTGAACGACTCCGGGAAGCGCTGGGGACAGACGCTGATCGGCTGAAAGAGCAGGCACTGGTGCTAGTGGATCGGCTGCTTACGCACTATGAAGCGCTGCAGGTGACGACCATCGACCGGTTTGTAGGGCGTCTGCTCCGCGTGCTCGCTCCGGAGCTGGGTTATCCGCCATCGTTTGAACTGGTGCTGGATGGCAGCGAGCTCTTTGACGCAGCCTTTGCCTCCTGGGCCGACACCGCACAGACGAACGGGCTGCTGCGCAGGCTGGTCGAGCTGATGCTGAACGCCCGGGCTTCTGACAGGCGCTTTCTGTGGGATCCCTATGCCCGGCTCCAGCAGGAAACCCGCCGCCTCTACGAGCGCCTGATGCACCGGGCGTGCGATCCGGTTTTTGCCGAAGAGGCCGCACTTCCAGATCAGTTGCGGCAGGAATTGCAGGTTGTGGCCGCGGCAATCCGTCAGCTGCTGGCGCAGGCGGAAGCGCCGGTCCATCGATTTTTTGAAAGGCTTGTGCGCGATGCGGAGACAGGAGAGTTGGAAGGACTGGTCGGCCGAAATCTGGACCAGCGCGCTTTTAAGAAACATCCGCAGCGGGAGACCCTGGAAAACACGCTGCAGCCGCTACGCGCTCAGCTCCAGACGATCATTCAGCGCTACGTGGTGTGGCTGGCCCGGCACCGACCCATGCCGGCCGTGCAGACCTATCTGCAACTGCGCGAGCATCTACGACAGCAGCAACGGGAGCAGGGGAAAATATGGCTGGGCGATGGGACGCGCACCCTGCAGGCGTTTCTGGAGACGCGCGGCATCGCGGCAGCAGCGCGACGGATGGGCGAGCTGCCGGAGCATGTGCTGATCGATGAGTTTCAGGACACGTCTCCGGCGCAGTGGGCGGTGCTGCGACCGCTGGCCGAGGACGCTCTAAAGCGTGGAGGCAGCCTGTTCGTGGTGGGCGACACCAAGCAGGCCATTTATGGCTTCCGGGGAGGGGACTGGCAGATTATGGCAGAGATGCAGCGGCAATCGCCGTTTCCATCGGTGATGCCCTCGGTGGAACGCCTGGAAACCAATTATCGAAGCGATGGCGTCCTGCTCCAGTTCGTTCGGGAGCTGTTTGACCTGGAAGGCCGTGTGCCCGCGCTGTTGGACACGGAGGTGGCGCGCCAGTACTTTCGCCTGAGCGGCCTGGACCGGGTGGCGCAGCACGTACCGCCCGGGCGTGAGGCGGCGGGCTACGTGACCTTTGCACGAGCAGCGGATCTGGAAGAAGGGATGGAGGCGGTGATCCACCAGCTACAGGAGGTGCGACAGCGAGGATATAGCTGGGGGGAGATGGCCGTGCTGGCCCCGCGCAATGGGGACGTGGTGGCCCTCAGCCAGGCGCTGGCGGCAGCGGATATTCCCTTTCTTTCGCACAGCAGCCTGGACGTGCGGCGGCGGCCGGTGATCGATGGGGTGCGGGCGCTGCTGCAATTTCTGGACCGTCCGATCGACGACCTGGCGTTTGCGTCGGTGCTTCTGAGTCTGTTATTGCAACACGAAAAAACCGAAATTCGCCGCTTTCTGATAGCGCACCGAACGTCGCGGCCGCTGTACCCTGCCTTTCGAAAGGCCTTTCCAGAGTGCTGGGACACGTACTTTGCGCCGCTTTTTGCCCGGGTCGGATATCTGCCGCTCTATGAACTGGTGACGGAGATCTACCGCGTCTGGCAACTGCCCGAGCGCTTTCCGCAGGAGCAGGCTGCTCTGGTGAAATGGCTGGAAGTAGTGCGGGACTTTGAAGCGAATCGCCGGGGCACGCTGCGCGATTTCCTGGAGCGCGTGGCCGGGGACTCGGAAGACGACGACTGGGAGTTGCCGGTGGCCGAAGGGCAGGAGGCTGTTTCGGTGATGACCATTCATAAAGCGAAAGGGCTGGAGTTTCCCGTCGTGCTGGTCCTGTGGCCCCTGACCTCAAGTTGGCCGGACCCATGGTGGATTGAGGAGGACGGAGACAGGCTCTGGCTGTGGACGCTGAATCAAGACTATGCTCGGCATGACAACCATCTGAAGCGCCTCTACCAGGAGCGCGAAGCCATGGCCCGGGTGGATGCGCTGTGCCGGGTGTATGTGGCGCTGACGCGGGCGCAGCACGAACTGCATGTGCGGGTGGTAGCGCCTGCTGGCCAACGAAGGCCCTGGTTGGATGCCTTCTGGCCGAAAGAACCGCAAACCCGGGGACATCCTACCCGGCCCCGGGATATCTCCGCGGTCGTTCAGCAACGGCAGGTGCCGGCCGCATGGAGACCGGGGGCTGTGGGGGAAGCAGGTGCAACCAGGCCGGTGGATCGCCAGGGGACCCGTCTGGGCGAACTCTGCCACGCCGCGCTGGCGCATCTGGAGACGCTGACCTCCGACATTTCCGCCCAGGTCAGCGACGCTGTGCAGCATGCAGTTGCGCAGCATCCTTCGTGGGCTCCGCTGGGTGAGACAGCCATATGCGTGCTAACCGAAGCGCTCCAGCATCCAGAGGTGCGCGCGTTTTTCAGCGAAAAGCCGGAGCGCATCATTTACACCGAATGGGAGGTGCTGGATGCGCAGGGAAGGGTGCGGCGCATCGACCGGCTGGTGGTCGATCCGACGCAGGTCACCGTGCTGGATTTTAAAACCGGTTCCCACGATCCCGCTCACGTCGAGCAAGTACGCGCCTATATGGCGCACGTCCAGGCTATCTGGCCTGATCGGCCGGTTCAGGCCGCCGTGGTCTATCTGCAACCGGTTCAGGTACAATGGCTGCTATGA
- a CDS encoding metallophosphoesterase family protein: MREFGSLFAYLAPQRDGKVSLHRLEMEEITISDLPKAFQAVVAVSDLQGAVILDPRTGIIETEGLFDPSREVLESVVRDLGVLLEPMGVVLPIYLTRWLESREISVSQTLVLLAGDLCGVLEWGATCDVRRVWEAFAHHFPYVVGITGNHDLLDEPPTGTWLLDGEVLELKGLKIGGISGVVGRKDRNPRNRDAPTFRKVLEKILSKRPHVLLLHPCPEVKPLWLGDAMIAEVLQQYPHGLHVVCGHVEWPSSHARLGPHSVWNVDHRVILFRLDEEGGRS; encoded by the coding sequence ATGCGTGAATTTGGGTCGCTGTTCGCCTATCTTGCTCCCCAGCGTGATGGCAAGGTTTCTCTGCATCGATTAGAAATGGAGGAAATAACGATATCTGATCTCCCTAAAGCCTTTCAGGCGGTGGTAGCGGTTTCAGACCTTCAAGGGGCAGTTATCTTGGACCCACGTACTGGAATTATAGAAACCGAAGGGCTGTTTGACCCATCCCGAGAAGTGCTGGAGTCGGTTGTGCGAGATCTAGGGGTACTACTAGAGCCCATGGGAGTAGTGCTGCCCATTTACCTAACTCGATGGCTGGAATCGCGGGAAATTTCGGTGTCTCAAACGCTGGTGCTGTTGGCTGGAGACCTCTGTGGTGTGCTGGAGTGGGGAGCCACCTGCGATGTACGACGAGTGTGGGAGGCTTTTGCCCACCATTTCCCGTATGTGGTGGGGATAACAGGAAACCACGACCTTTTGGATGAACCCCCTACAGGTACTTGGCTCTTGGATGGCGAGGTTTTGGAGTTAAAGGGACTGAAAATCGGTGGTATTTCCGGAGTTGTGGGGCGGAAGGATCGCAATCCCCGTAACCGAGATGCTCCAACTTTTCGGAAAGTGCTAGAGAAGATTCTATCCAAGAGGCCTCATGTGCTGCTCCTGCATCCTTGTCCAGAAGTAAAACCATTATGGCTAGGGGATGCAATGATTGCGGAAGTGCTTCAGCAGTATCCCCATGGCCTTCATGTGGTATGTGGCCACGTGGAGTGGCCTTCTTCCCATGCCCGTCTTGGACCTCATTCAGTGTGGAACGTAGACCACCGGGTGATTCTTTTTCGACTCGACGAGGAAGGGGGGCGCTCTTGA
- a CDS encoding ABC transporter ATP-binding protein — translation MPVIEARALTKVYRTGLLRKKRRALDTLNLKVEAGEIFALVGPNGAGKTTFVKLALGLLFPTSGEVLLNGRPPTVPETRASVGFLPERFSVPGYLKAEQVLRFFGELSGLRGRRLQQRIDAVLEWVDLRAERRTPVKAFSRGMLQRLGLAQALLHDPDLLILDEPTGGLDPIARHGFRALIRRLNEAGKTIFLNTHLIDEVARMAHRVGILNKGRLIQVGSVATLLQDADDLETVIVRLLHRHADIL, via the coding sequence ATGCCCGTTATCGAAGCCCGTGCGCTGACCAAAGTGTACCGAACGGGGCTGCTACGCAAAAAACGTCGCGCCCTAGATACTCTGAACCTCAAGGTCGAAGCCGGGGAAATTTTTGCCCTGGTCGGTCCCAACGGGGCCGGAAAGACGACGTTCGTCAAACTGGCGCTGGGCCTGCTGTTTCCCACCTCGGGCGAGGTGCTGCTCAACGGTCGTCCGCCGACGGTGCCGGAGACGCGGGCCTCGGTCGGTTTTCTGCCCGAGCGTTTCTCGGTGCCCGGCTACCTGAAGGCCGAGCAGGTGCTCCGCTTTTTCGGCGAGCTCAGCGGTCTGCGCGGCCGCAGGCTGCAACAGCGCATCGATGCGGTGCTGGAGTGGGTCGATCTGCGCGCGGAACGCCGCACGCCGGTGAAAGCATTCTCGCGGGGCATGCTGCAGCGGCTGGGACTGGCGCAGGCGCTCCTGCATGACCCGGACCTGCTCATTCTGGACGAGCCCACTGGCGGTCTGGACCCTATCGCCCGCCACGGGTTTCGCGCTCTGATCCGACGCCTTAACGAAGCGGGCAAGACGATCTTTCTAAACACGCACCTGATCGACGAAGTAGCCCGCATGGCCCATCGGGTGGGCATCCTGAACAAAGGACGCCTGATTCAGGTGGGTTCGGTCGCCACACTCCTCCAGGATGCAGACGACCTGGAGACAGTTATCGTTCGCCTGCTGCATCGCCATGCAGACATTCTGTAG
- a CDS encoding HD domain-containing protein: protein MKQSRFKIFSDPVHGFISVPKNLLLDLIETPEVQRLRRIRQLGLGHLVFPGAEHTRFNHALGAMALMQEALANLSEKGTPISEEEHLAACAAALLHDIGHGPFSHTLEHQLIEGFHHEQMSRQLLVRLNRRFGGALDLTMQIFDDAYARPFFHQLVSSQLDMDRLDYLRRDSFYTGVVEGKVGVQRIIKTLRVHPLEGGPDSRIVIESKGIYAVENFLIARRLMYWQVYLHKTVLAADALLRAIIRRARTLIQAGNDDAATRCAPALRFFLAHPLRAPEALTRDEVIETFCQLDDVDVLFSLKQWSQARDPVLSDLSRRFIHRRFFRTTFLTAPPTDAQLTAWRDQVAHWLVREGIVPTSLADEAAAYYLTVDASAHTAYETDADPIPVIDRNDQVRELSRTTEAAAIDALARYVVKPYLCLPKEVSVEVAALSS from the coding sequence GTGAAGCAGAGTCGCTTCAAGATCTTTTCGGACCCGGTGCACGGCTTCATCTCCGTGCCCAAAAACCTGCTGCTCGACCTGATCGAGACGCCTGAAGTACAACGGTTGCGGCGCATCCGGCAGCTCGGGCTGGGCCATCTGGTGTTTCCGGGCGCCGAACACACGCGCTTCAATCATGCGCTGGGTGCCATGGCGCTCATGCAGGAGGCCCTGGCCAACCTTTCAGAAAAAGGAACGCCCATCTCTGAAGAAGAACATCTGGCGGCCTGTGCGGCGGCGCTGCTCCATGACATCGGCCACGGCCCCTTCTCGCACACGCTTGAGCACCAGCTCATCGAGGGATTTCACCACGAGCAGATGAGCCGCCAGCTTCTGGTGCGGCTGAACAGACGCTTCGGCGGCGCGCTGGATCTGACCATGCAGATCTTTGACGATGCCTACGCGCGCCCCTTCTTTCACCAACTGGTCTCCAGCCAGCTCGACATGGACCGGCTCGACTATCTGCGCCGCGACTCCTTCTACACCGGCGTCGTCGAAGGCAAAGTGGGAGTGCAACGCATTATCAAAACGCTTCGCGTTCATCCCCTGGAAGGCGGCCCGGACAGCCGCATCGTGATCGAATCGAAAGGCATCTATGCCGTGGAAAACTTTCTGATCGCGCGGCGACTCATGTACTGGCAGGTTTATCTGCACAAGACGGTGCTGGCCGCCGATGCCTTACTGCGCGCCATCATTCGCCGCGCCCGCACCCTGATCCAGGCCGGCAACGACGATGCAGCCACTCGCTGCGCTCCAGCACTTCGGTTCTTTCTGGCGCATCCGCTTCGCGCTCCCGAGGCGCTGACGCGCGATGAGGTGATCGAGACGTTCTGCCAGTTGGACGACGTGGACGTACTCTTTAGCCTGAAACAGTGGAGCCAGGCGCGCGATCCAGTGCTATCTGACCTGAGCCGCCGGTTCATTCACCGTCGCTTCTTCCGCACCACCTTTCTAACGGCGCCTCCTACTGACGCCCAGCTAACGGCATGGCGTGACCAAGTCGCCCACTGGCTGGTACGTGAGGGCATCGTTCCGACCTCTCTGGCCGACGAGGCCGCCGCCTATTACCTGACGGTCGATGCCTCAGCGCACACCGCTTACGAGACGGATGCGGACCCTATCCCGGTCATCGACCGCAACGATCAGGTTCGGGAACTCTCGCGCACCACCGAAGCAGCCGCCATCGACGCCCTGGCCCGTTACGTGGTCAAACCTTATCTCTGCCTGCCTAAAGAGGTCTCGGTCGAAGTTGCCGCCTTGTCCTCCTGA
- a CDS encoding ATP-binding cassette domain-containing protein: protein MRGRIASIELARPTYRYLAFVEVKSDVGDTFRLPMTGTVAQWLRVGQRVHLSTEKAQPGFDAYRLRTARVVVWPLFEKVYTLERRSLFSDRVLYRYRLRAREARYERDYAAIVELEQYHYASRARVLAHWYCEQCGIYRMANARPDCPAGHGPMRFYDLKDATRASRFLVLELLDRQPYEPEVVGYVRIDPPLPLLHRRRPDGSLDQDIRRRIFPPDWFDHPFQPDPDVPPEAWWEEQGKELARTRSPVARLARVVVHPDYRADGLGVQAIRCMVDWVRTRWIPDMRLPKRAIETVAQMARFHPFLEKAGFFFLFETGSGRPALYLPLDETARQAITHFLQADRLARAHGGRLYQARFTPVEPLNGPIVLHQVTKIYRSQLNLEGLAAPVRAALEAFGVEARDLETYVFRRVNLRLEPGTVNVVVGASGSGKTTLLRLLIGAATGRTEPLYRTDEGEIQMPGNVRLQALIPGEVEPALGRQPVLEALYQITGDAALAIEVLNVAGLADAVLFRAPYAELSTGQKARVQLAWALAHRPNLLLIDEFAAHLDPRTAARVGRKLAELARRYGITLVLVTHRPELLQVLEPDAIYLVGYGTLFRADELPELGLFIKEPYASLLVEGKKTWEIRKHPTRVRGRIGIVSGGKLIGTAELRETRGPFSVETLAAHADKHLADTETLNAYARGRPLYAWVMEHARRMEQPVPVPRRPGHQMWIRLRPQDKGSQKTLRQEDKAATSTETSLGRQR, encoded by the coding sequence ATGCGAGGCCGGATTGCAAGCATAGAGCTGGCGCGACCTACCTACCGCTACCTGGCCTTTGTAGAGGTAAAGAGCGATGTGGGCGACACGTTCCGCCTTCCGATGACCGGCACGGTCGCCCAGTGGTTGCGTGTTGGGCAGCGCGTGCACCTGTCCACGGAAAAGGCGCAGCCCGGATTTGATGCGTACCGGCTGCGCACCGCCCGTGTGGTCGTCTGGCCCCTTTTTGAGAAGGTCTATACGCTGGAACGTCGCTCCCTTTTCTCGGACCGCGTCCTCTATCGCTACCGGCTCCGCGCCCGCGAAGCCCGTTACGAGCGGGACTACGCCGCGATTGTTGAACTGGAGCAATATCACTATGCCTCGCGGGCACGGGTGCTGGCGCACTGGTATTGTGAACAATGCGGTATCTACCGCATGGCCAACGCACGCCCCGACTGTCCGGCCGGCCACGGCCCCATGCGTTTCTACGATCTAAAAGACGCAACGCGCGCCTCGCGTTTTCTGGTGCTGGAACTGCTCGACCGACAGCCCTACGAGCCGGAAGTGGTGGGGTATGTGCGCATCGATCCTCCGCTTCCGCTGCTGCATCGCCGTCGTCCCGATGGGTCACTCGATCAGGACATTCGCCGCCGCATCTTTCCGCCAGACTGGTTTGATCATCCATTTCAACCAGACCCAGACGTACCTCCTGAAGCCTGGTGGGAGGAGCAGGGGAAGGAGCTGGCGCGCACCCGTTCTCCGGTAGCGCGACTGGCACGCGTTGTCGTCCATCCCGACTATCGGGCGGACGGATTGGGCGTGCAGGCGATTCGCTGCATGGTCGACTGGGTTCGCACGCGCTGGATTCCCGACATGCGTCTGCCCAAGCGGGCCATTGAGACTGTGGCCCAGATGGCCCGATTTCATCCTTTCCTGGAAAAAGCCGGGTTCTTCTTTCTGTTTGAGACCGGATCGGGGCGTCCTGCGCTTTACCTGCCGCTTGATGAAACAGCCCGCCAAGCGATTACGCATTTTCTGCAAGCAGACCGGCTGGCCCGCGCGCATGGCGGTCGCCTCTACCAAGCCCGCTTCACCCCGGTCGAGCCGCTCAACGGTCCCATCGTGTTGCACCAGGTAACCAAAATCTACCGAAGCCAACTGAACCTTGAGGGACTGGCAGCACCGGTGCGCGCGGCGCTCGAAGCGTTTGGCGTCGAAGCCCGCGATCTTGAGACCTATGTCTTTCGACGCGTCAACCTCCGTCTGGAGCCAGGCACCGTCAACGTGGTGGTGGGAGCATCTGGCAGCGGTAAAACGACCCTGCTGCGCCTGCTGATCGGAGCGGCCACCGGACGCACAGAGCCCCTGTATCGCACCGACGAAGGGGAAATTCAGATGCCCGGCAACGTGCGGCTGCAGGCGCTTATTCCAGGGGAAGTCGAACCAGCGCTGGGCAGGCAGCCAGTGCTGGAGGCGCTTTACCAGATCACTGGCGATGCGGCGCTGGCCATCGAGGTGCTGAACGTAGCGGGTCTGGCGGATGCTGTGCTTTTTCGCGCACCGTATGCCGAACTGTCTACCGGCCAGAAGGCGCGGGTGCAACTGGCATGGGCACTGGCGCACCGGCCCAATCTGCTGCTCATCGACGAGTTTGCCGCCCACCTTGATCCACGTACGGCTGCCCGCGTAGGACGCAAGCTGGCTGAACTGGCGCGTCGCTACGGCATTACGCTGGTACTGGTCACGCATCGTCCCGAATTGTTGCAGGTGCTCGAACCTGATGCTATCTATCTGGTGGGGTACGGGACGCTTTTCCGGGCCGATGAGCTGCCGGAGCTCGGCCTGTTCATTAAAGAACCCTACGCCAGCCTGCTCGTGGAGGGGAAAAAGACCTGGGAGATTCGCAAGCATCCCACCCGTGTGCGCGGACGGATTGGCATCGTCAGTGGGGGGAAGCTGATTGGTACGGCCGAGCTGCGGGAAACACGTGGACCCTTCTCGGTGGAAACTCTGGCGGCGCATGCCGACAAGCACCTGGCCGACACCGAAACGCTCAACGCTTACGCCCGGGGACGCCCCCTGTACGCCTGGGTTATGGAACACGCGCGTCGCATGGAACAGCCCGTTCCGGTGCCGCGGCGGCCCGGACACCAGATGTGGATACGGCTCCGTCCACAGGATAAAGGATCACAGAAGACGCTGCGTCAGGAGGACAAGGCGGCAACTTCGACCGAGACCTCTTTAGGCAGGCAGAGATAA
- a CDS encoding histone deacetylase family protein, which translates to MITAFALNPSHTQHYEPGHVERPERLEAIRARLSASPYWNRLQHLQPLPVDWDLVHQVHRRTYLERLQQALRRAPTRLDPDTYVQPDSLQVALEAVGALLAVTKAVLEGQADNGFAAVRPPGHHATPERAMGFCLLSNVALAVRWAQQTFGVERVAIVDFDVHHGNGTQAVFYEDPHVLFLSVHQFPHYPGTGRMEEIGTGRGRGATVNVPLPAYTGDDGYLEVFRRLLGPVVRRFRPEVLFVSAGYDAHWRDPLSAMQLSVSGYADLVYELMEWADACCDNRLVMTLEGGYDTEALAASVAATVARLLDPTAPVEDPIGPSPHETVDVRDLLYELRLLHRVT; encoded by the coding sequence ATGATCACAGCCTTTGCCTTGAATCCATCCCACACGCAGCATTACGAGCCGGGCCACGTCGAGCGGCCAGAACGACTTGAAGCCATCCGAGCACGCCTCTCGGCCTCTCCGTACTGGAACCGCTTGCAGCACCTCCAGCCGCTGCCGGTCGACTGGGACCTTGTTCATCAGGTGCATCGGCGCACCTATCTGGAGCGCCTGCAACAGGCATTGCGCCGGGCGCCCACCCGGCTGGACCCCGACACCTATGTGCAGCCCGACAGCCTGCAGGTTGCCTTAGAAGCGGTAGGTGCCCTGCTGGCCGTCACCAAGGCGGTGCTGGAGGGCCAGGCGGACAATGGTTTCGCGGCCGTTCGTCCCCCGGGCCATCACGCCACGCCCGAACGGGCGATGGGCTTCTGCCTGCTCTCCAATGTGGCGCTTGCCGTCCGCTGGGCCCAACAAACCTTTGGCGTCGAACGTGTTGCTATTGTGGACTTCGACGTGCATCACGGCAATGGAACCCAGGCAGTGTTCTATGAAGACCCCCACGTACTTTTTCTGAGTGTGCACCAGTTTCCGCATTATCCCGGCACCGGACGCATGGAAGAAATTGGAACCGGACGTGGACGAGGCGCCACCGTCAATGTACCGCTGCCGGCCTACACCGGCGACGATGGATACCTGGAAGTTTTCCGGCGACTGCTGGGACCGGTCGTGCGCCGCTTTCGACCAGAGGTCCTCTTTGTATCGGCCGGGTACGACGCCCACTGGCGCGATCCCCTGAGCGCCATGCAGCTCAGCGTGTCGGGCTACGCGGACCTGGTCTATGAGCTCATGGAGTGGGCTGATGCCTGCTGCGACAACCGCCTGGTCATGACCCTGGAAGGGGGCTACGATACGGAGGCGCTAGCTGCCAGCGTAGCGGCCACCGTGGCTCGGTTGCTGGATCCAACGGCGCCGGTCGAAGACCCTATTGGTCCATCCCCGCATGAAACCGTCGACGTACGTGATCTGCTGTACGAACTCCGTCTGTTGCACAGAGTAACCTGA
- a CDS encoding tryptophanase, translating into MRTIIEPFRIKVVEPLRMTTREERQRLVREAHYNLFNLHADDVLIDLLTDSGTSAMSSAQWAAIMRGDESYAGSPSYYRFEEAVRALMPFRHIIPTHQGRAAEKILFTIVGGPGRIIPSNTHFDTTRANIEATGAEAVDLVIPEGRDPESRHPFKGNIDLDRLEALLRTRREQVPLVMLTITNNAGGGQPVSMENIRATYALCQKYGVPLFFDACRFAENAYFIKLRESGYADRSVREIVREMFSYADGMTMSAKKDAFANIGGWLALNDDTWAREARNLLILTEGFPTYGGLAGRDLEAIAVGLEEVIQEDYLQYRFASVQYLGRALEQMGVPLMQPVGGHAVFVNAGKLLPHIPPLQYPGQSLAVALYEIGGIRSCEIGSVMFGRRPDGSEQPAPLELVRLAIPRRVYTQSHFDYIIECFEQLLQEKDRLPGYRIVWEPPRLRHFTARFAPMG; encoded by the coding sequence ATGCGTACGATCATTGAACCGTTCCGCATCAAGGTGGTCGAGCCGCTACGTATGACCACACGCGAAGAGCGCCAGCGGCTCGTCCGCGAAGCGCATTACAACCTGTTCAACCTGCACGCCGACGATGTGCTGATCGATCTGCTGACCGATTCAGGCACCTCGGCAATGAGCAGCGCGCAGTGGGCCGCCATCATGCGCGGCGACGAAAGCTACGCAGGCTCCCCGTCGTACTACCGTTTCGAGGAAGCCGTACGTGCCCTGATGCCCTTCCGCCACATCATTCCCACGCACCAGGGCCGGGCAGCCGAAAAAATTCTATTCACGATTGTCGGCGGGCCGGGCCGCATCATCCCCAGCAATACCCATTTCGACACGACGCGCGCCAACATTGAGGCCACCGGTGCGGAAGCAGTCGATCTGGTCATTCCAGAAGGCCGGGATCCCGAAAGTCGCCACCCCTTCAAGGGCAATATTGATCTGGACCGGCTTGAGGCGCTGCTGCGCACCCGACGCGAGCAGGTGCCCCTCGTGATGTTGACCATTACCAACAATGCGGGCGGCGGCCAGCCGGTATCTATGGAGAACATCCGGGCCACCTATGCCCTCTGCCAGAAGTACGGGGTTCCGTTGTTTTTCGATGCCTGTCGCTTTGCCGAAAATGCCTATTTCATCAAGCTGCGCGAATCCGGCTATGCGGATCGCAGCGTCCGCGAGATCGTGCGCGAAATGTTCTCCTACGCGGACGGCATGACCATGAGCGCCAAGAAAGATGCTTTTGCCAACATCGGCGGCTGGCTGGCGCTCAACGACGATACGTGGGCCCGCGAAGCCCGCAATCTGCTGATCTTGACCGAGGGCTTCCCGACCTACGGCGGATTGGCCGGACGCGATCTGGAGGCGATCGCGGTGGGCCTGGAAGAAGTGATTCAGGAAGATTATCTGCAATACCGGTTTGCCTCGGTGCAGTATCTGGGACGGGCTCTGGAACAGATGGGGGTTCCGCTCATGCAGCCTGTGGGAGGCCATGCTGTGTTCGTGAACGCTGGCAAGCTGCTGCCCCATATCCCTCCCCTGCAGTATCCGGGTCAGTCGCTGGCGGTGGCCCTCTATGAGATCGGCGGCATTCGAAGCTGCGAGATTGGCTCGGTCATGTTCGGGCGGCGCCCGGACGGAAGCGAGCAGCCGGCTCCCCTGGAGCTGGTGCGGCTGGCCATTCCCCGCCGCGTGTACACGCAAAGCCACTTCGACTACATCATCGAGTGTTTCGAACAATTGCTCCAGGAAAAGGACCGGCTGCCTGGCTACCGGATCGTCTGGGAGCCGCCACGCCTGCGGCACTTTACGGCGCGTTTTGCGCCAATGGGCTGA